The Lactuca sativa cultivar Salinas chromosome 2, Lsat_Salinas_v11, whole genome shotgun sequence genome includes a window with the following:
- the LOC111886691 gene encoding uncharacterized protein LOC111886691 — MVERFFSINFPDSPDNEMMLLTGPPSSGKTSLLFQFAFNSIVNTDDKSAVFMCSRRKLSTKPPFLSQGIDPSSDVFDRIQMKYVEDEEGINKFFAAFHMHDTFPVLVIIDDFGEFFDEKNCQQRYNGPRGKELAIARTLALCCNAINHANEKGPCMLLVADTHHGETPRLLHIYKGWLNSIFTIKGDGIGSFILKNNSSLTKSAKYSIALQYLVLEEIYETEEQKKYHL; from the exons ATGGTGGAGAGATTCTTCTCCATCAACTTCCCCGATTCACCCGACAATGAAATGATGCTGCTCACTGGCCCTCCCTCTTC AGGGAAGACGTCGCTGCTTTTTCAATTTGCATTCAATTCCATCGTTAACACCGATGATAAATCAGCCGTTTTCATGTGTAGTAGACGCAAATTAAGTACAAAGCCCCCTTTTCTCTCTCAG GGAATTGATCCATCTTCTGATGTATTTGATCGCATCCAAATGAA GTATGTAGAGGATGAAGAAGGGATCAACAAATTCTTTGCTGCATTTCACATGCATGATACGTTTCCTGTTTTGGttataattgatgattttggagaATTTTTTGATGAAAA AAATTGTCAACAAAGATACAATGGTCCTCGTGGAAAAGAATTAGCAATAGCCCGAACTTTAGCTTTGTGTTGCAACGCAATCAATCATGCCAA TGAAAAAGGACCGTGTATGCTTTTGGTAGCCGATACTCACCATGGTGAGACCCCAAGATTGCTCCACATTTACAAGGGATGGCTCAACTCTATTTTCACCATCAAAG GTGATGGAATTGGATCATTTATTCTGAAGAACAATAGCAGCTTAACAAAGAGTGCTAAGTATTCCATTGCACTTCAGTATTTAGTTTTGgaagaaatctatgaaactgAAGAACAAAAAAAATACCATCTCTAG
- the LOC111886700 gene encoding putative pentatricopeptide repeat-containing protein At2g01510, producing the protein MRRIDNAFVALSCFRSPSLQPVPRNIITTKTLLQLHTLGSDSDHFDITQLILPNPTSEISLGIAHATVIKNAAISYLQVSNYLLSLYVKFTNLTLAHQLFDEIPQRDVRSWTILISGFSRTGSHNLALGLFTQMQKERITPNQFTFSSVLKCCGSAKELNMGKTILGWILRKGVFLDTTLQNSILDFYVKCQAFDYATKFFEFMTDKDTVSWNIMISALLKNKDIKKAEDLFFQLPNKDPASWNTIIDGNLQNGYEQRALHLLYQMVTNGTSFTHFTFSIALILSSSLNHINLGKQIHGKLLRVGIHDSFIKNSLLDMYSKCGEMEKAMIIFKSSDVDFVSLSSIVSGYIQNGKIEDGLKVFSFMVHEHGEIDKFTLASVLSGCSDSGLLDLGQLIHTYVLKTGHEDVYLSSSMIDMYAKCGKLQCSLLVFQESKIRNVVLWTSIISSFASHGEGKDTIRLFEMMRNEGVEPNEITFLGVLTSCSYQGLIKEGCDYFMLMKDFYGIKPQVEHFTCMVDLLGRGGRLNEVKGFIFENKISHLSVVWKVFLFYCNLYKDLEMAKWACEKLCEVEPLESGGYVLMSNKCADDCRWEEVARIKGLMQEKGIKKKPGQSWIR; encoded by the coding sequence ATGCGTCGAATCGACAATGCATTCGTAGCCTTGTCTTGTTTCCGATCACCATCCTTACAACCTGTACCCCGAAACATCATCACAACGAAGACCTTACTTCAATTGCACACCTTAGGTTCAGATTCTGATCATTTCGATATCACACAACTAATTTTACCTAATCCAACCAGCGAAATCTCATTGGGGATCGCTCATGCTACTGTAATCAAGAACGCTGCTATCAGTTACTTGCAAGTTAGTAACTATCTATTGAGCTTGTACGTAAAGTTCACTAATTTAACACTTGCCCACCAACTGTTCGATGAAATTCCTCAAAGAGATGTGCGATCATGGACTATCCTTATTTCCGGGTTTTCACGAACTGGATCACACAACCTGGCCTTAGGTTTATTTACCCAGATGCAAAAGGAACGTATTACCCCAAATCAGTTCACATTTTCGAGTGTTTTGAAGTGTTGTGGAAGTGCAAAGGAGCTTAACATGGGTAAAACGATTCTTGGATGGATATTGAGAAAAGGGGTTTTTTTAGACACGACATTACAGAATTCCATACTTGATTTCTATGTGAAATGTCAGGCTTTTGATTATGCCACAAAGTTTTTTGAGTTTATGACTGATAAAGATACAGTCTCATGGAATATAATGATCAGTGCACTTTTGAAGAACAAAGATATAAAAAAAGCTGAGGATTTATTCTTTCAATTACCCAATAAAGATCCAGCAAGTTGGAATACTATCATAGATGGAAATTTGCAAAATGGGTATGAACAAAGAGCACTCCATCTTCTTTACCAAATGGTGACAAATGGTACATCTTTTACACATTTTActttctcaatagctttaatatTATCATCTTCTTTAAATCATATCAATTTAGGAAAACAGATTCATGGTAAACTTCTAAGAGTTGGAATCCATGATTCCTTCATCAAGAATTCACTTCTTGACATGTACTCCAAATGTGGCGAAATGGAAAAAGCAATGATCATTTTCAAAAGTTCAGATGTTGACTTTGTGTCTCTAAGTTCAATAGTTAGTGGTTACATTCAAAATGGTAAGATAGAAGATGGTTTAAAAGTTTTCAGCTTTATGGTTCATGAACATGGCGAAATTGACAAATTTACCCTTGCGAGTGTTCTTTCTGGTTGTTCTGATTCCGGGCTTTTGGATCTTGGTCAACTTATTCATACATATGTATTGAAAACGGGACATGAAGATGTGTATTTAAGTTCATCAATGATAGACATGTATGCCAAATGTGGAAAGTTACAATGTTCTTTGTTAGTTTTTCAAGAATCCAAGATTAGAAATGTTGTGTTATGGACTTCAATAATATCGAGTTTTGCATCACATGGTGAAGGAAAGGACACTATTCGTCTTTTTGAGATGATGAGAAATGAAGGGGTTGAACCAAATGAGATAACTTTTTTAGGGGTTTTAACTTCTTGTAGTTATCAAGGGTTAATTAAAGAAGGGTGTGATTATTTCATGTTAATGAAAGATTTTTATGGCATTAAGCCTCAAGTCGAGCATTTCACTTGTATGGTGGATCTTTTGGGAAGAGGTGGTAGGTTGAATGAGGTAAAGGGTTTTATTTTTGAGAATAAAATTTCGCATTTGAGTGTTGTTTGGaaagtgtttttattttattgtaatttatATAAAGATTTGGAAATGGCGAAATGGGCTTGTGAAAAGTTATGTGAAGTTGAGCCATTAGAGAGTGGAGGTTATGTTTTGATGTCGAACAAGTGTGCGGATGATTGTAGGTGGGAGGAAGTTGCTAGGATAAAGGGTTTGATGCAAGAAAAGGGAATAAAAAAGAAACCCGGCCAATCTTGGATCCGGTGA